One region of Limnospira fusiformis SAG 85.79 genomic DNA includes:
- the acpP gene encoding acyl carrier protein encodes MSSDTFETVKKIVAEQLEVDPAQVTPEANFVNDLGADSLDTVELVMALEEEFDIEIPDEAAEKITTVQGAVSFIDAKVTASA; translated from the coding sequence ATGAGTTCAGATACATTTGAAACAGTTAAGAAAATTGTCGCCGAGCAACTAGAAGTTGATCCGGCACAGGTAACACCAGAAGCGAATTTTGTCAATGACTTGGGCGCAGACTCGTTAGATACAGTAGAACTGGTTATGGCATTGGAAGAGGAATTCGATATCGAGATCCCTGACGAAGCAGCCGAAAAAATTACCACAGTCCAAGGCGCGGTGAGTTTTATTGATGCTAAGGTAACAGCCTCCGCCTAG
- a CDS encoding CoB--CoM heterodisulfide reductase iron-sulfur subunit B family protein: protein MSSSVKLRYAYFPGCVAQGACRELYQSTQVLTETLGIELVELKKASCCGSGTFKEDSQLLEDTVNARNLALAEELNLPLLTHCSTCQGVIGRVDERLKDYQNSDPAYLEKVNQLLQKESCTPYKGATEVKHLLWALVADYGLAEIERRVTRKLSGLKCAAFYGCYLLRAQHQLIYDDPHQPESMENVFRALGATPVYYRGRTQCCGWPISSYATNESFQMAGNHIEEAIAAGADCMVTPCPLCHLNLDSRQPEISKFLGRSFNLPVLHLPQIIAIALGISPQALGLDNHIVSTTPVLEKIMNN, encoded by the coding sequence ATGTCATCTTCTGTCAAACTCAGATATGCCTATTTTCCCGGTTGTGTCGCTCAAGGTGCTTGTCGGGAACTTTATCAGTCAACCCAAGTGCTGACCGAAACTCTGGGAATTGAGTTAGTCGAGTTAAAAAAAGCCTCCTGTTGCGGTTCGGGTACTTTTAAAGAAGATTCTCAACTCCTCGAAGATACTGTCAACGCCCGAAATCTTGCCCTAGCCGAGGAGTTGAACTTACCCCTACTCACTCACTGTAGCACCTGTCAGGGCGTGATTGGTCGGGTTGATGAACGCCTGAAAGACTATCAGAATAGTGATCCGGCTTATCTGGAAAAGGTTAACCAACTTCTGCAAAAGGAAAGCTGCACCCCCTACAAGGGCGCAACCGAGGTTAAACACTTATTATGGGCTTTGGTGGCTGATTATGGTTTAGCGGAAATTGAGCGCCGGGTGACTAGGAAGTTATCCGGTTTGAAATGTGCGGCTTTCTATGGCTGCTATCTCCTGCGCGCCCAACATCAGTTAATCTATGATGACCCTCATCAACCCGAGTCTATGGAAAATGTGTTCCGGGCGCTGGGGGCTACACCCGTTTATTATCGGGGACGGACTCAGTGCTGCGGTTGGCCGATTTCTAGTTATGCTACCAATGAATCTTTCCAAATGGCGGGTAATCATATCGAAGAGGCGATCGCCGCTGGGGCTGATTGTATGGTCACCCCCTGTCCTCTGTGTCATCTTAACCTAGACTCCCGCCAACCAGAAATCTCGAAATTTCTGGGGCGATCGTTCAATTTACCCGTCCTTCACCTTCCCCAAATCATTGCGATCGCGCTAGGTATCAGCCCCCAAGCCCTCGGTTTAGACAACCACATTGTCTCCACCACCCCCGTATTAGAGAAGATCATGAACAATTGA
- the psaC gene encoding photosystem I iron-sulfur center protein PsaC — protein sequence MSHSVKIYDTCIGCTQCVRACPLDVLEMVPWDGCKAGQIASSPRTEDCIGCKRCETACPTDFLSVRVYLGAETTRSMGLAY from the coding sequence ATGTCTCATTCCGTCAAAATTTACGATACCTGTATTGGTTGCACCCAGTGCGTTCGTGCTTGTCCCCTGGATGTCCTAGAGATGGTTCCCTGGGACGGCTGTAAAGCTGGTCAGATTGCTTCCTCTCCCCGTACCGAAGACTGCATCGGTTGTAAGCGGTGTGAGACTGCTTGTCCTACTGACTTCCTCAGTGTTCGGGTTTACCTGGGTGCTGAAACCACCCGCAGTATGGGTCTGGCTTACTAA
- a CDS encoding REP-associated tyrosine transposase has translation MHAPTKIMKYRRAKIEGGTYFFTVVTDRRREFLCFPENILLLRQAVREVMAEYPFDINACVILPNHIHCVWTLPEGDRDFSNRWRLVKNYFTQKCDRQYHGQISASKQQKQEKAIWQRRFWEHCIVDETDFINHVEYIHYNPVKHGLVKAPKDWQYSSFLRYVRQGIYDINWGAETEIVFDANVGRE, from the coding sequence ATGCACGCACCCACTAAAATTATGAAATATCGAAGAGCTAAAATAGAAGGTGGCACATACTTTTTCACTGTGGTAACAGACAGGAGACGAGAGTTTTTGTGCTTTCCCGAAAATATCTTATTATTAAGGCAGGCTGTCCGAGAAGTGATGGCGGAATATCCTTTCGATATAAATGCCTGCGTTATCTTACCGAACCATATACACTGCGTATGGACTTTACCAGAAGGCGATCGCGATTTTTCTAATCGGTGGCGTTTGGTGAAAAACTATTTTACCCAAAAATGCGATCGACAATATCACGGTCAAATTTCGGCATCTAAACAACAGAAACAGGAGAAAGCGATTTGGCAACGTCGTTTTTGGGAACATTGCATTGTGGATGAAACCGATTTTATTAATCATGTTGAATACATTCATTATAACCCGGTTAAGCATGGTTTAGTCAAAGCCCCAAAGGATTGGCAGTATTCAAGTTTTTTAAGGTATGTTCGTCAGGGTATTTACGATATTAATTGGGGTGCAGAAACGGAGATTGTATTTGATGCGAATGTGGGACGGGAATAA